From the genome of Geminocystis herdmanii PCC 6308, one region includes:
- a CDS encoding SRPBCC family protein, with the protein MILSFSFKLLAGGGKLLCQFSLYKTYRVVSNVPVDIVWRKLINLADMSWHPLFSQTDLPKGLIPKPGLIFQAVTRLTPIPIRIFVENVKPRELLSIRLLAIPGIEQRITYQIESTLCGSYISYSITLRGWLSPFIWWIIKPYSIRVADELVNAAAIK; encoded by the coding sequence ATGATTTTAAGTTTTTCGTTTAAATTATTGGCAGGAGGAGGTAAATTATTATGTCAGTTTTCTCTTTATAAAACCTATCGAGTCGTAAGTAACGTACCAGTGGATATAGTATGGCGAAAATTAATCAACTTAGCCGATATGTCATGGCATCCTCTTTTTTCTCAAACGGATTTACCCAAAGGTTTAATTCCCAAACCGGGGTTAATTTTTCAAGCCGTCACCCGTTTAACTCCTATTCCCATTCGGATTTTTGTAGAAAATGTCAAGCCAAGAGAATTATTGAGTATTCGTTTATTGGCAATACCGGGGATTGAGCAAAGAATTACTTATCAAATCGAATCAACTCTTTGCGGTAGTTATATTTCTTATTCCATCACCTTAAGGGGGTGGCTTTCTCCTTTTATCTGGTGGATAATTAAACCTTATTCTATACGAGTAGCCGATGAATTAGTTAATGCGGCGGCGATAAAGTAA